The genomic region CTTTTCTTTCTATTTAGCACATCGTGATATTCGGAAACCTTGTATTCATCCAAGGCGCGACGATACATATTATAAGCATTTTTATACCACAACTCTGCTTCTTTTAGCTTGGCCTCTGCCTCTAAACGCGCATCTGGCTTTTTTTCTTTTTTTACCGATTTTTGCATTTCTAAATATTTTTTGTACTGCAACAAATATTCAGCTTTTGCCTCTGATAAATTTTTTATTGATTCTCCTGTTGTTAAAATTTTATCAGATTCTTCTAATTTAAATTTTAATGTTTTTTTGGAAGCCATTTTTGTTATATTTAAAAAGCACCTAAGCGACTTTGAATTCTATAACAATAGTAGAATAATTAATATAACCTGTCAAGAAATGGCTTTAATCTGTAAATTATGACTTAAAATCTGAATTTCTCAGCAAACTGTCCAATAATAGGCAAATGTTCTTTTTTGCCATTAATCACATTAACAATGCCTATAATGGACAAAATGAACCAAGCTAAGCTGCCGATAGTCCAAACAAGCCAACCAATAATTGGCACCCAACTAATCATTAACGTGGCTATCTGAGCAATAGCCAAAACTAAACCTTGTTTGGCATGAAACTTTACAAATTCATC from Patescibacteria group bacterium harbors:
- a CDS encoding DUF4870 domain-containing protein → MEQKIEEKKEEKAKVNALAILSYIGLLVLIPLLIEKKDEFVKFHAKQGLVLAIAQIATLMISWVPIIGWLVWTIGSLAWFILSIIGIVNVINGKKEHLPIIGQFAEKFRF